In Candidatus Kaelpia imicola, the genomic window ATCTTATAATGACGTGCTATTAAATCCGCCTGAGTGCCCTTCCCTGCACCCGGAGAACCCATTATGATCATATTTAGATGTTCTCTCATCTTCTACCCCTAATACGTCCTTTTCTCATAAAACCTTCGTACTGCCTCATCAGAAGTTGAGACTCAAGCTGCCTCTCTGTATCCAGCAATACACCTACGATAATCAATATACCCGTGCCTCCGAAGAAACTTGCTACCAAGAAAGGAATATGCAAAATAGCAGATATAATCGAGGGAAGGACTGCAATGACTGCAAGAAATACTGCACCAGGTAAGATAATCCTGGTCATAATCTTATCTAAGTATTCTGAAGTATTATTACCAGGTCTTACTCCAGGGATAAAACCGCCATACTTCTTCATGTTCTCCGCAACATCTTTAGGATTAAAGACAAGGGCGGTATAAAAATAACTGAAAAATATAATCAAACCACTGTAAAAAATATAATAAAGAATTCCTTGCTGACTAAATAGTGAGACTATTTTTGAGACAACCGGGTTATCGATAAAACCTCCAATAGTCGCCGGGAACATCAACACAGACTGTGCAAAGATAATAGGAATAACTCCAGCCTGATTTATTCGTAGAGGAATAAAGGTGCTCTGCCCGCCGTATACACGCCTACCTATAACACGCCTTGCATATTGAACGGGAATTTTCCGTTGCCCCTGAGTTATAAGAACCACTGCTACGACCACAAGAACAAGCATCGCAGCCATAATAATCAGAGTGAAAGGCTGAATCTGACCTCCTGTAGGAGAGAATGGATCAAGGAGAGAATAAAGCTGTATCATAGCAGCAGGTATCCTCGATATTATACCGGCTGTTATTATAAGTGAGATACCATTACCGATGCCGAACTCTGTTATCTGTTCTCCCAGCCAGACTATAAACATAGTACCTGTAACAAGGGTAAGAACAGTGGTAAACCTAAAGCTCCAACCAGGATTAAATACTATCTGGTAACCCTGAAAATATTGAGGGTTCTCAAGCCAGAGACCTATAAAGAAAGCCTGAAAGATTGTAATGATCACCGTAAAATATCTTGTATATTGATTGATTTTCTGTCTGCCGTTATCCTGATGAGCAAGTCTCTCCAGAGCCGGAATAACAGGAGTAAGAACCTGCAGTATAATAGATGCAGAGATATAAGGCATAATACCCAGAGCAAAAATAGTAAGCCTTCTCATAGCACCGCCGCTAAACATATTTATCATTCCAAACAGAGTTCCGCCTGGTGTCTCTGCAAGGCTTTTAAAAAACTCAGATAAAGCCTGACCATTTATGCCTGGTGTAGGTATGTACGACCCTATCCTGTATACAGCGATAAGAGCCAAAGTTATTAAGATCTTACGGCGTAAATCTTTGATTTTAAAAGTATTAACTAAACCTCTAATCATCTTTTATCATATTACCTTAACCTCTCCGCCATTAGACTCTATTTTCTCTTTTGCTGCTGCACTAAAAGCGTGGGCAGAGATTTTAATTTTTTTCTTTAACTGACCGTCTCCTAAAACTTTAACCGGCTTATTTGAATACCGTATCAAACCATTGCTCTTTAAAACTTTGGGATCTATCTCAGATAAACTTATATTTTCTAAGTCAGAGAGATTGATAGTCTGAAAAGAACGAGCAAATCTTTTATTATTAAAACCCCTTTTAGGAATTCTTCTAATAAGAGGCATCTGTCCACCTTCAAAATAGGCTGCTATGCCGGGGCTCTTTCTGGATTTCTGTCCATCCATTCCTCTTGTACAAGTCTTACCTCTTGTCGACCCGACTCCACGGCCAACTCTCTTTCTATTCTTTTTAGCACCGCGAGGTGCTTTTAAATCATTCAACTGCATCTTTCACCTCTTGAGCTTTTTCCACTTCCTCTTTCGCTATATCTACACCGCTTTTACTGACTCTTAACTGTTTTAAACCGTCCATCATCGCTTTTGCTAAATTTATAGCAGTAGGAGAACCCAGAGACTTTGTAAGAATATCCTTTATTCCCACCATCTCACATATCGCACGTACAACACCGCCAGCGATAACACCGGTACCGGCTGAAGCAGGTTTTAAAACGATCTTAGAAGCGCCGAACTTACCAAGCACATCATGAGGAATCGTAGAACCTAAAAGCTTTATTGTAACTACATCTCTCTGTGCAGACTTTATGCCTTTCTTAATTGCCTCGACAACCTCATGAGCTTTGCCAAGACTAATACCGACTCTGCCTCTTCCATTACCAACGGCTACAAGAGCATTAAAGGATATGGTCTTGCCTCCTTTATTCGTCTTGGTAACCCGATTAATTGCTATCACTTTTTCCAGTAATGTAATTTCCTGATTTTCAGGCACTATATACCTCCTTTAAAATTCCAACCCTGCTTCTCTTGCCGCATCGGCTAGAGTCTTTACTCTTCCGTGGTATTTATATCCGCTGCTATCAAAAACAACTTTCTTTACTCCGGCTTCTTTAGCCTTCTCTGCAATGTGAGCACCGACTATCTTTGCAGCCTCCAGAGAGACCTTAGACTTAACCTCATCCTTTAACTCTGACTCTAAAGAAGAGAAGGAGGCTAAAGTCTGACCCTTGATATCATCGATAAGCTGCACATAAATATAGGATAGACTGATATAGATAGACAGCCTGGGTCTCTCAGGAGTCCCTGAAACCTTTCTTCTTATTCTACCATGTCGCCTCTTGTGTGCCGCTCTTTTCTTCTTAATGAATGTTCTTAATTCCATAATTATTTAATTCCTGCTTTGCCTGCTTTCTTTCTCACATATTCACCTTTATATCTTATTCCCTTGCCCTTATAAGGCTCGGGCGGATAATAAGCTCTTATCTCAGCAGCTACTTCTCCAACAAACTGCTTATCAATACCCTTAACAATAATTACCGTAGGCTTGGGTATCTCTATAGAGATACCATCGGGTATTGAGTATTCCACGGGATGAGACTTACCGATCTGCAAGCTCAACTTCTTACCCTGAACTTGAGCCTTGTAACCTACACCTATAATCTCCAATTCTTTTTGAAAACCTTCAGTTACTCCTGTCACCATATTGTTAACCAGAGACCTGGTCAAACCATGCAAAGCACGAAATCTCTTCTCCCCGCTACTCCTCTTTACAACGATTTGATTCTCGCCAACCTCAACAATTATACCCTCTGGAATGGGAGACTCCAACTTCCCTTTGGAACCTTCAACGTACGTAATGCTATTCTCTATTCTTACTTTTACTTTAGCATTGATACTAATGGGTTTTTTACCTATACGTGACATCTTTTATACCTCAGTATACTTGGCAGATCACTTCGCCGCCCAGATTGTTTTTCCTGGCATCTTCATCGCTGAGGAGACCGCCTGAAGTTGTTAATATAGCCAAACCTATTCCGTTTAAGACTTTCGGGATATTATCTTTGTCAACATATATCCTGCAACCCGGCTTAGATATTCTCTTTATATCCTTAAGAGCAGGTTTATTTCTAGCTAAATATTTAAGATATACCCGAATAACACCCTGAATATTATCCTCCATAACTTTAAACTCTTTAACAAACCCTTGGGCTTTTAAAAT contains:
- the rplF gene encoding 50S ribosomal protein L6, whose translation is MSRIGKKPISINAKVKVRIENSITYVEGSKGKLESPIPEGIIVEVGENQIVVKRSSGEKRFRALHGLTRSLVNNMVTGVTEGFQKELEIIGVGYKAQVQGKKLSLQIGKSHPVEYSIPDGISIEIPKPTVIIVKGIDKQFVGEVAAEIRAYYPPEPYKGKGIRYKGEYVRKKAGKAGIK
- the rpsE gene encoding 30S ribosomal protein S5; amino-acid sequence: MVPENQEITLLEKVIAINRVTKTNKGGKTISFNALVAVGNGRGRVGISLGKAHEVVEAIKKGIKSAQRDVVTIKLLGSTIPHDVLGKFGASKIVLKPASAGTGVIAGGVVRAICEMVGIKDILTKSLGSPTAINLAKAMMDGLKQLRVSKSGVDIAKEEVEKAQEVKDAVE
- the rplO gene encoding 50S ribosomal protein L15, with product MQLNDLKAPRGAKKNRKRVGRGVGSTRGKTCTRGMDGQKSRKSPGIAAYFEGGQMPLIRRIPKRGFNNKRFARSFQTINLSDLENISLSEIDPKVLKSNGLIRYSNKPVKVLGDGQLKKKIKISAHAFSAAAKEKIESNGGEVKVI
- the rplR gene encoding 50S ribosomal protein L18, whose protein sequence is MELRTFIKKKRAAHKRRHGRIRRKVSGTPERPRLSIYISLSYIYVQLIDDIKGQTLASFSSLESELKDEVKSKVSLEAAKIVGAHIAEKAKEAGVKKVVFDSSGYKYHGRVKTLADAAREAGLEF
- the rpsH gene encoding 30S ribosomal protein S8, whose product is MSISDPLADAFVKIKNGYRVSKESVDIKFSKLLLKVVEILKAQGFVKEFKVMEDNIQGVIRVYLKYLARNKPALKDIKRISKPGCRIYVDKDNIPKVLNGIGLAILTTSGGLLSDEDARKNNLGGEVICQVY
- the secY gene encoding preprotein translocase subunit SecY, whose amino-acid sequence is MIRGLVNTFKIKDLRRKILITLALIAVYRIGSYIPTPGINGQALSEFFKSLAETPGGTLFGMINMFSGGAMRRLTIFALGIMPYISASIILQVLTPVIPALERLAHQDNGRQKINQYTRYFTVIITIFQAFFIGLWLENPQYFQGYQIVFNPGWSFRFTTVLTLVTGTMFIVWLGEQITEFGIGNGISLIITAGIISRIPAAMIQLYSLLDPFSPTGGQIQPFTLIIMAAMLVLVVVAVVLITQGQRKIPVQYARRVIGRRVYGGQSTFIPLRINQAGVIPIIFAQSVLMFPATIGGFIDNPVVSKIVSLFSQQGILYYIFYSGLIIFFSYFYTALVFNPKDVAENMKKYGGFIPGVRPGNNTSEYLDKIMTRIILPGAVFLAVIAVLPSIISAILHIPFLVASFFGGTGILIIVGVLLDTERQLESQLLMRQYEGFMRKGRIRGRR